The DNA sequence gatttaatttttttaattttttcttcataaaaaccgaatcaaacagaaataattaaaatttttaaaattaaaaattaaatcgaaccgaattgaataaaaaatcgaactaaattttaaaattaattcgattcgatcaattttttcagtttaaaccGAATAGTGCCAACCCCTAATTTCATTGTCGTGTGTGCTCTTTTGACACAGTGTGAGAAAAATagttctaaaaattaatttttttaccaaATTACGCTGAGTTTCACTATaatctaataaatttatttacatgcAACAGATTAACAAATAATTTCTCATTTTAAAGTCCCACTTGGGTTTCTAATACTCCAAATGATTTCTGATATTTGGGGGTTggcctaattaattaaaaggccAGCTCCTTCTGCTCTATCCTAATCTGAATATCCATTACAAAAATACTAGATATAGTCCATACTTGGCTACAGCTCAAGTCACAATTTGACCAATTTGAGACATTAGAATGAAgggataataaaataaatccccttttttatatattttaatcaatacttcattttaaataattatcattatttaaaaaatgatctttttatttataatataatttaatgtcCACATCGCTGAATGGTGCTCATCCACTGATTTCTAATACTAGCTTCCAAATAAGCTACATTGCTTAATGTTAAGTGTTAGCTATATTACCAGTCTCTTATTGCCCAGTAGATAAAGGTAATAGcagaaaaattcatttaaaaatagtCTCTTTTATCATATTGTGTTGTCTTTTCTTCACTAATGCCATGCAACATCAGATCCTTCTTCCTCATATAAAGACACCTAGGCAACTCATTGTTGACACACCACAACACATCACCAAAGCTTTAACCAAATGAAGACTCTCAGTATCTTACCAGGCCTGGCTCTCTCCCTTGCCATTTTGATCACTTTTTGCCAATCTAATGCTGAACAAACACAACCCTTGTTCACTATTCTCAAAACTGATCAGTTTCTCAACAAAGTTGCTCACTGGAGACATCATCAGATTCAATCCCAAGAATCAACACTGAAACTAGCACCCCCTACAGTGTTAGCAGGAATTTTATGCTTTATAGCTGCTTCTATATCTAGTGCAGGTGGCATTGGTGGCGGAGGTTTATTTATTCCTATACTTACTATAGTGGCAGGTCTAGACCTCAAAACAGCTTCAAGTTTCTCAGCTTTTATGGTCACTGGAGGGTCTATAGCTAATGTCATGTGTAACCTGTTTAGTCCTAAATTTGGCGGTGAAGCTTTGATTTTTGATATTACACTTCTGTCAGAGCCATGCATGTTACTGGGAGTTGGTATTGGAGTAATTTGTAATTTAGTTTTCCCAGAGTGGCTTATTACAATTTTGTTTGTTGTTTTTCTTGTCTGGTCTACTTTCAAGACTTTCAAGAATGGGGTTCTGCACTGGAAGATGGAATCAGAAGAGGTGAAGAGAAATGGCTATGAAAATTTGGAAGGTTCATTGGTTAAAGATAGGTATAGAATTACGAGCGAAGTGGTAGAGAATAACAAAGAGGCTCTTTTGGGTATAGAAGTGGAAAAAAAATTGGGATTTCCATGGCAGAAATTGGGGGTCTTACTGTTGGTCTGGTTatctttctctttactttatctCATTCGGGGCAATCGTTATGGAGAGGTATGTACTTCTTGCTTCTCTATTTCTCCTCATTAAATGTTAATTACAGCAAGTGCAAATTTATCGTAATAAATCTGTCACATTCTCCTACAAGTAGAAAAGCTCTGGATTAgaaagggaaaaaagaaaaaattaaaataagcaaCCATGGTGTAGAGTTGTGGAATTTCTTACCCTCAGGCCTCTAGACAGAGAATATCTAGCAGATATGGTCCCTTTCTATCCACTACGATTTGCCTATTTACCTCTGTTTAGGACCACTGAAAGCACCAAGAAAGAGTAGTGGGTTAGAAAAGTAAATGGCTTTTGGCCATTTTCTGCAACCACTACCTCAAGATTCTAGCTTTTAAGAGAGTTGAGAGAACTTTGCATATACCAGTTGGTAGTCCCATCCCTTTTGGTTTCAGGCTTTTGCTGTCACCAAGGACTAGGAATTTTAAGGACCTAGATGCTGGGGTCTGGATAAGTCCAGGCAACATCAACTAAGAGTACCGTGATAACAGTAACATCAGTCTTATTGATGCA is a window from the Manihot esculenta cultivar AM560-2 chromosome 16, M.esculenta_v8, whole genome shotgun sequence genome containing:
- the LOC110604062 gene encoding sulfite exporter TauE/SafE family protein 2 isoform X3, with translation MKTLSILPGLALSLAILITFCQSNAEQTQPLFTILKTDQFLNKVAHWRHHQIQSQESTLKLAPPTVLAGILCFIAASISSAGGIGGGGLFIPILTIVAGLDLKTASSFSAFMVTGGSIANVMCNLFSPKFGGEALIFDITLLSEPCMLLGVGIGVICNLVFPEWLITILFVVFLVWSTFKTFKNGVLHWKMESEEVKRNGYENLEGSLVKDRYRITSEVVENNKEALLGIEVEKKLGFPWQKLGVLLLVWLSFSLLYLIRGNRYGEGIAPMKPCGVEYWILSSLQIPLAIIFTAWILILLRKQNCQNQTENQQEMEDSTRSRMPNRFIFPIMALLAGILGGVFGIGGGMLISPLLLHVGIPPVYLLSGMEHTDTALIFAAICFVASLLGLLVVQRTIQEYGRASIIVFSVGTVMALSTILITSFGAIDVLRDYESGNNMGFKSPC
- the LOC110604062 gene encoding sulfite exporter TauE/SafE family protein 5 isoform X1; translated protein: MKTLSILPGLALSLAILITFCQSNAEQTQPLFTILKTDQFLNKVAHWRHHQIQSQESTLKLAPPTVLAGILCFIAASISSAGGIGGGGLFIPILTIVAGLDLKTASSFSAFMVTGGSIANVMCNLFSPKFGGEALIFDITLLSEPCMLLGVGIGVICNLVFPEWLITILFVVFLVWSTFKTFKNGVLHWKMESEEVKRNGYENLEGSLVKDRYRITSEVVENNKEALLGIEVEKKLGFPWQKLGVLLLVWLSFSLLYLIRGNRYGEGIAPMKPCGVEYWILSSLQIPLAIIFTAWILILLRKQNCQNQTENQQEMEDSTRSRMPNRFIFPIMALLAGILGGVFGIGGGMLISPLLLHVGIPPVVTAATCSFMVFFSSTMSAFQYLLSGMEHTDTALIFAAICFVASLLGLLVVQRTIQEYGRASIIVFSVGTVMALSTILITSFGAIDVLRDYESGNNMGFKSPC
- the LOC110604062 gene encoding sulfite exporter TauE/SafE family protein 5 isoform X2, with amino-acid sequence MKTLSILPGLALSLAILITFCQSNAEQTQPLFTILKTDQFLNKVAHWRHHQIQSQESTLKLAPPTVLAGILCFIAASISSAGGIGGGGLFIPILTIVAGLDLKTASSFSAFMVTGGSIANVMCNLFSPKFGGEALIFDITLLSEPCMLLGVGIGVICNLVFPEWLITILFVVFLVWSTFKTFKNGVLHWKMESEEVKRNGYENLEGSLVKDRYRITSEVVENNKEALLGIEVEKKLGFPWQKLGVLLLVWLSFSLLYLIRGNRYGEGIAPMKPCGVEYWILSSLQIPLAIIFTAWILILLRKQNCQNQTENQQMEDSTRSRMPNRFIFPIMALLAGILGGVFGIGGGMLISPLLLHVGIPPVVTAATCSFMVFFSSTMSAFQYLLSGMEHTDTALIFAAICFVASLLGLLVVQRTIQEYGRASIIVFSVGTVMALSTILITSFGAIDVLRDYESGNNMGFKSPC